The Flavobacterium piscisymbiosum genome includes a region encoding these proteins:
- a CDS encoding phage holin family protein, translating into MKILLRLLVTAALVLLIANFLTGVHVASFGTAVIVAIVLGLLNLFIKPILVILTLPVTFITLGLFLLVINAVIIILCTNIVRGFAVDSFWTALLFSVILSILQSITYKILGDDK; encoded by the coding sequence ATGAAAATATTACTTAGACTCCTTGTTACTGCGGCCTTGGTGTTGTTAATCGCTAATTTTTTAACCGGAGTACATGTTGCAAGTTTTGGCACGGCAGTAATCGTTGCGATTGTTTTAGGATTGCTAAATCTTTTTATAAAACCAATATTGGTTATCCTGACATTGCCGGTTACCTTTATAACTTTAGGTTTATTTTTATTAGTAATTAATGCTGTCATTATTATATTGTGTACCAATATTGTCAGAGGTTTTGCAGTCGACTCATTCTGGACCGCATTATTGTTTAGTGTCATACTGTCTATTCTTCAGTCTATTACTTATAAGATACTTGGAGACGACAAATAA